From a single Phalacrocorax carbo chromosome 10, bPhaCar2.1, whole genome shotgun sequence genomic region:
- the LOC104044622 gene encoding zinc finger protein 501 isoform X2, which translates to MISYMDQKEELWLSHLHACEGKTVLSGTCPAEDGIVSKKEENAHQGIPRPVEPKGLPSGLSKANSSQSPVQDPVLPRRSERVQRPLGKRQSQVMLHGKNFRRLPDIIQQRNPSVGRLTICADCGKSFRVSSNFVQHRRIHTGEKPFACAECGERFRQRSHLIQHQRIHTGERPYKCSECGKSFSMSSKLIRHQVTHTGEKPYKCAECGKSFSGNSQLVQHQRVHTGEKPYECSNCGKSFSVSSALTRHQRVHTGEKPYECVECGKSFSQSSELMKHQRVHTGEKPYECSECGKSFTVSSALIQHRRFHMGERPYRCTECGKSFTVSSHLIQHRRFHTGERPFECTECGKSFLWRSALLRHYRVHTGERPYACTDCGDSFRQSAHLIQHRRIHTGERPYACVNCGKGFTVSSALLRHQQIHRGGDPQEGLPNLHH; encoded by the exons ATGATCTCCTACATGGATCAGAAGGAGGAACTGTGGCTCTCCCACCTCCACGCCTGCGAAGGGAAGACCGTTCTGAGTGGCACCTGTCCAG ctgaaGATGGGATTGTgagcaagaaagaagaaaatgcccACCAAGGCATCCCCAGGCCAGTGGAGCCCAAGGGTTTACCCTCGGGACTCTCCAAGGCGAACAGTTCCCAGAGTCCTGTGCAGGACCCAGTCCTCCCACGCAGGTCAGAAAGGGTTCAGAGACCTCTGGGAAAGAGGCAAAGCCAGGTGATGCTGCATGGGAAAAATTTCAGGAGGCTGCCAGATATTATCCAGCAGAGAAATCCTTCTGTGGGGAGACTAACAATATGTGCGGACTGTGGGAAGAGCTTCCGGGTGAGCTCCAACTTTGTCCAGCATCGGAGAATCCATACTGGAGAGAAACCCTTTGCCTGTGCCGAGTGTGGGGAGAGGTTCCGGCAGCGGTCGCATCTCATCCAGCACCAGAGAATCCACACAGGGGAGAGGCCCTACAAGTGCTCTGAGTGCGGAAAGAGCTTCAGCATGAGCTCGAAGCTCATCCGGCACCAGGTAACCCACACCGGGGAGAAGCCCTACAAGTGTGCTGAGTGTGGGAAGAGCTTCTCCGGGAACTCGCAGCTCGTCCAGCACCAGCGAGTGCACACTGGGGAGAAACCCTACGAGTGCAGCAACTGCGGAAAGAGCTTCAGCGTGAGCTCAGCCCTGACACGACACCAGCGGGTCCACACTGGGGAGAAACCTTACGAGTGTGTGGAGTGTGGCAAGAGCTTCAGCCAGAGCTCTGAGCTCATGAAGCACCAGCGGGTCCACACTGGGGAGAAGCCGTATGAGTGCTCTGAGTGCGGGAAGAGCTTCACCGTGAGTTCAGCCCTCATCCAACACCGGCGGTTCCACATGGGTGAGCGCCCCTACAGGTGCACCGAGTGTGGAAAGAGCTTCACTGTAAGCTCCCACCTTATCCAGCACCGCCGCTTTCACACCGGGGAGCGCCCCTTTGAGTGCACCGAGTGTGGGAAGAGCTTCCTGTGGAGATCAGCCCTGCTCCGGCACTACCGGGTCCACACAGGAGAGAGGCCCTATGCCTGCACTGACTGCGGGGACAGCTTTCGGCAGAGTGCCCATCTCATCCAGCACCGGCGCATCCACACTGGGGAGCGTCCCTATGCCTGTGTGAACTGTGGGAAGGGCTTCACCGTGAGCTCTGCACTCCTCCGGCACCAGCAGATCCACAGGGGTGGAGATCCTCAGGAGGG ATTGCCTAATCTCCATCACTGA
- the HMOX2 gene encoding heme oxygenase 2 isoform X2, which yields MPSAMEGSEQGGGEILLYEETEDDNVSPTDLSELLKEGTKESHDRAENTQFVKSFLKGQIKKELFKLATVALYFTYSALEEEMDRNKDNPVFAPLYFPLELHRREALVKDLKYFYGEDWKEKIQCSEATQHYVDRIHHVGQHEPELLVAHAYTRYMGDLSGGQVLKKVAQRALKLPSTEEGIQFYVFDNISNAQQFKQLYRARMNALDLDKNIKERIVEEANRAFRFNMQVFDELDKIGRSLTEEAQDGGFPVHDGKGDLRKCPYYADELGKAGAGCPYHAAVALAKQPLAQLILAACLAVAAGAVAWYVM from the exons ATGCCATCAGCTATGGAGGGCTCcgagcagggaggaggggaaatcTTGCTCTATGAGGAAACAGAAGATGATAATGTCAG TCCCACTGACctttcagagctgctgaaggAGGGGACTAAGGAATCCCATGACCGTGCGGAGAACACTCAGTTTGTCAAAAGCTTCCTGAAAGGACAGATCAAGAAGGAGCTCTTCAAG CTGGCCACAGTGGCGCTTTACTTCACGTACTCTGCTCTGGAAGAGGAAATGGATCGCAACAAGGACAACCCAGTCTTTGCTCCTCTGTATTTCCCCCTAGAGCTTCACCGAAGAGAAGCGTTGGTCAAAgacctgaaatatttctatGGAGAAGACTGGAAAGAGAAGATCCAGTGTTCAGAGGCAACTCAGCACTATGTGGACAGAATTCATCATGTGGGACAGCACgagccagagctgctggtggctCATGCTTATACACGCTACATGGGTGATCTCTCAGGTGGCCAAGTGCTGAAGAAGGTAGCCCAGAGGGCCCTGAAGTTGCCCAGTACTGAGGAAGGGATTCAATTCTACGTGTTTGACAACATTTCCAACGCGCAGCAGTTCAAGCAGCTCTATAGAGCAAGGATGAATGCCCTGGACTTGGACAAGAACATCAAGGAAAGGATCGTGGAAGAGGCCAACCGAGCCTTCAGATTTAATATGCAG GTATTTGATGAACTGGACAAGATTGGCAGGTCACTGACAGAAGAAGCCCAAGATGGAGGCTTTCCAGTCCATGATGGAAAAGGAGACCTACGCAAATGCCCTTACTATGCAGATGAGCTAG GCAAGGCGGGAGCTGGCTGCCCCTATCATGCTGCTGTGGCCCTGGCAAAGCAACCCCTAGCACAGCTGATCCTGGCGGCCTGCCTCGCTGTGGCAGCAGGAGCTGTAGCGTGGTATGTCATGTGA
- the CDIP1 gene encoding cell death-inducing p53-target protein 1 isoform X2 has product MSNDPPPPYPGGPSAPLIEEKHGPPTAADGVNPVVGQPQGVPIPPPEFGPPPYEPPSQPGFVPPHMPSDGSGPYVPPGYYPPPGPHPAMGYYPAPSHYPSPGGHTATVLVPSGTATTVTVLQGEIFQAAPVQTVCPHCQQAITTKITYEIGLMSFLLGFFCCFVGCDLCCCLIPCLFDDFKDVTHTCPNCKAYIYTYKRMC; this is encoded by the exons ATGTCCAATGACCCTCCGCCACCCTACCCAGGAGGCCCCTCAGCACCACTGATAGAGGAGAAGCATGGACCGCCCACCGCAGCAG ATGGTGTCAACCCTGTTGTGGGACAGCCCCAGGGGGTTCCCATCCCCCCTCCTGAATTTGGGCCCCCCCCATACGAGCCACCCTCGCAGCCGGGGTTTGTGCCCCCCCACATGCCCTCAGACGGCTCTGGGCCCTATGTGCCGCCTG GTTATTACCCACCCCCAGGCCCTCACCCTGCCATGGGCTACTACCCTGCCCCCAGCCACTACCCCTCTCCTGGCGGCCACACGGCGACAGTCCTCGTCCCATCAGGGACTGCCACCACAGTGACAGTGCTGCAGGGAGAGATCTTCCAGGCTGCCCCTGTGCAGACAGTGTGTCCCCACTGCCAGCAAGCCATCACCACCAAGATCACCTATGAGATTGGGCTCATGAGCTTCCTTCTTGGCTTCTTCTGCTGCTTCGTGGG GTGtgatctctgctgctgcctgatcCCCTGCCTGTTTGATGACTTCAAAGATGTGACACACACATGTCCCAACTGCAAGGCCTATATCTACACGTACAAGCGCATGTGCTAA
- the CDIP1 gene encoding cell death-inducing p53-target protein 1 isoform X3 gives MSNDPPPPYPGGPSAPLIEEKHGPPTAAAGYYPPPGPHPAMGYYPAPSHYPSPGGHTATVLVPSGTATTVTVLQGEIFQAAPVQTVCPHCQQAITTKITYEIGLMSFLLGFFCCFVGCDLCCCLIPCLFDDFKDVTHTCPNCKAYIYTYKRMC, from the exons ATGTCCAATGACCCTCCGCCACCCTACCCAGGAGGCCCCTCAGCACCACTGATAGAGGAGAAGCATGGACCGCCCACCGCAGCAG CAGGTTATTACCCACCCCCAGGCCCTCACCCTGCCATGGGCTACTACCCTGCCCCCAGCCACTACCCCTCTCCTGGCGGCCACACGGCGACAGTCCTCGTCCCATCAGGGACTGCCACCACAGTGACAGTGCTGCAGGGAGAGATCTTCCAGGCTGCCCCTGTGCAGACAGTGTGTCCCCACTGCCAGCAAGCCATCACCACCAAGATCACCTATGAGATTGGGCTCATGAGCTTCCTTCTTGGCTTCTTCTGCTGCTTCGTGGG GTGtgatctctgctgctgcctgatcCCCTGCCTGTTTGATGACTTCAAAGATGTGACACACACATGTCCCAACTGCAAGGCCTATATCTACACGTACAAGCGCATGTGCTAA
- the CDIP1 gene encoding cell death-inducing p53-target protein 1 isoform X1, whose product MSNDPPPPYPGGPSAPLIEEKHGPPTAADGVNPVVGQPQGVPIPPPEFGPPPYEPPSQPGFVPPHMPSDGSGPYVPPAGYYPPPGPHPAMGYYPAPSHYPSPGGHTATVLVPSGTATTVTVLQGEIFQAAPVQTVCPHCQQAITTKITYEIGLMSFLLGFFCCFVGCDLCCCLIPCLFDDFKDVTHTCPNCKAYIYTYKRMC is encoded by the exons ATGTCCAATGACCCTCCGCCACCCTACCCAGGAGGCCCCTCAGCACCACTGATAGAGGAGAAGCATGGACCGCCCACCGCAGCAG ATGGTGTCAACCCTGTTGTGGGACAGCCCCAGGGGGTTCCCATCCCCCCTCCTGAATTTGGGCCCCCCCCATACGAGCCACCCTCGCAGCCGGGGTTTGTGCCCCCCCACATGCCCTCAGACGGCTCTGGGCCCTATGTGCCGCCTG CAGGTTATTACCCACCCCCAGGCCCTCACCCTGCCATGGGCTACTACCCTGCCCCCAGCCACTACCCCTCTCCTGGCGGCCACACGGCGACAGTCCTCGTCCCATCAGGGACTGCCACCACAGTGACAGTGCTGCAGGGAGAGATCTTCCAGGCTGCCCCTGTGCAGACAGTGTGTCCCCACTGCCAGCAAGCCATCACCACCAAGATCACCTATGAGATTGGGCTCATGAGCTTCCTTCTTGGCTTCTTCTGCTGCTTCGTGGG GTGtgatctctgctgctgcctgatcCCCTGCCTGTTTGATGACTTCAAAGATGTGACACACACATGTCCCAACTGCAAGGCCTATATCTACACGTACAAGCGCATGTGCTAA
- the LOC104044622 gene encoding zinc finger protein 501 isoform X1, translated as MISYMDQKEELWLSHLHACEGKTVLSGTCPAEDGIVSKKEENAHQGIPRPVEPKGLPSGLSKANSSQSPVQDPVLPRRSERVQRPLGKRQSQVMLHGKNFRRLPDIIQQRNPSVGRLTICADCGKSFRVSSNFVQHRRIHTGEKPFACAECGERFRQRSHLIQHQRIHTGERPYKCSECGKSFSMSSKLIRHQVTHTGEKPYKCAECGKSFSGNSQLVQHQRVHTGEKPYECSNCGKSFSVSSALTRHQRVHTGEKPYECVECGKSFSQSSELMKHQRVHTGEKPYECSECGKSFTVSSALIQHRRFHMGERPYRCTECGKSFTVSSHLIQHRRFHTGERPFECTECGKSFLWRSALLRHYRVHTGERPYACTDCGDSFRQSAHLIQHRRIHTGERPYACVNCGKGFTVSSALLRHQQIHRGGDPQEGRASSKRDGRRGESVQGAELEVWGRACDTAEESGGGQRDCSWESHFSRERNEVEKSKK; from the exons ATGATCTCCTACATGGATCAGAAGGAGGAACTGTGGCTCTCCCACCTCCACGCCTGCGAAGGGAAGACCGTTCTGAGTGGCACCTGTCCAG ctgaaGATGGGATTGTgagcaagaaagaagaaaatgcccACCAAGGCATCCCCAGGCCAGTGGAGCCCAAGGGTTTACCCTCGGGACTCTCCAAGGCGAACAGTTCCCAGAGTCCTGTGCAGGACCCAGTCCTCCCACGCAGGTCAGAAAGGGTTCAGAGACCTCTGGGAAAGAGGCAAAGCCAGGTGATGCTGCATGGGAAAAATTTCAGGAGGCTGCCAGATATTATCCAGCAGAGAAATCCTTCTGTGGGGAGACTAACAATATGTGCGGACTGTGGGAAGAGCTTCCGGGTGAGCTCCAACTTTGTCCAGCATCGGAGAATCCATACTGGAGAGAAACCCTTTGCCTGTGCCGAGTGTGGGGAGAGGTTCCGGCAGCGGTCGCATCTCATCCAGCACCAGAGAATCCACACAGGGGAGAGGCCCTACAAGTGCTCTGAGTGCGGAAAGAGCTTCAGCATGAGCTCGAAGCTCATCCGGCACCAGGTAACCCACACCGGGGAGAAGCCCTACAAGTGTGCTGAGTGTGGGAAGAGCTTCTCCGGGAACTCGCAGCTCGTCCAGCACCAGCGAGTGCACACTGGGGAGAAACCCTACGAGTGCAGCAACTGCGGAAAGAGCTTCAGCGTGAGCTCAGCCCTGACACGACACCAGCGGGTCCACACTGGGGAGAAACCTTACGAGTGTGTGGAGTGTGGCAAGAGCTTCAGCCAGAGCTCTGAGCTCATGAAGCACCAGCGGGTCCACACTGGGGAGAAGCCGTATGAGTGCTCTGAGTGCGGGAAGAGCTTCACCGTGAGTTCAGCCCTCATCCAACACCGGCGGTTCCACATGGGTGAGCGCCCCTACAGGTGCACCGAGTGTGGAAAGAGCTTCACTGTAAGCTCCCACCTTATCCAGCACCGCCGCTTTCACACCGGGGAGCGCCCCTTTGAGTGCACCGAGTGTGGGAAGAGCTTCCTGTGGAGATCAGCCCTGCTCCGGCACTACCGGGTCCACACAGGAGAGAGGCCCTATGCCTGCACTGACTGCGGGGACAGCTTTCGGCAGAGTGCCCATCTCATCCAGCACCGGCGCATCCACACTGGGGAGCGTCCCTATGCCTGTGTGAACTGTGGGAAGGGCTTCACCGTGAGCTCTGCACTCCTCCGGCACCAGCAGATCCACAGGGGTGGAGATCCTCAGGAGGG AAGAGCAAGTTCTAAGAGAgatggaagaaggggagagtcGGTGCAAGGAGCTGAATTGGAGGTTTGGGGAAGAGCCTGTGACACAGCAGAGGAATCAGGTGGTGGCCAGAGGGATTGCTCTTGGGAGAGCCATTTCTcgagagagagaaatgaggtagagaaatcaaagaaatga
- the HMOX2 gene encoding heme oxygenase 2 isoform X1 has translation MPSAMEGSEQGGGEILLYEETEDDNVSPTDLSELLKEGTKESHDRAENTQFVKSFLKGQIKKELFKLATVALYFTYSALEEEMDRNKDNPVFAPLYFPLELHRREALVKDLKYFYGEDWKEKIQCSEATQHYVDRIHHVGQHEPELLVAHAYTRYMGDLSGGQVLKKVAQRALKLPSTEEGIQFYVFDNISNAQQFKQLYRARMNALDLDKNIKERIVEEANRAFRFNMQVFDELDKIGRSLTEEAQDGGFPVHDGKGDLRKCPYYADELAGKAGAGCPYHAAVALAKQPLAQLILAACLAVAAGAVAWYVM, from the exons ATGCCATCAGCTATGGAGGGCTCcgagcagggaggaggggaaatcTTGCTCTATGAGGAAACAGAAGATGATAATGTCAG TCCCACTGACctttcagagctgctgaaggAGGGGACTAAGGAATCCCATGACCGTGCGGAGAACACTCAGTTTGTCAAAAGCTTCCTGAAAGGACAGATCAAGAAGGAGCTCTTCAAG CTGGCCACAGTGGCGCTTTACTTCACGTACTCTGCTCTGGAAGAGGAAATGGATCGCAACAAGGACAACCCAGTCTTTGCTCCTCTGTATTTCCCCCTAGAGCTTCACCGAAGAGAAGCGTTGGTCAAAgacctgaaatatttctatGGAGAAGACTGGAAAGAGAAGATCCAGTGTTCAGAGGCAACTCAGCACTATGTGGACAGAATTCATCATGTGGGACAGCACgagccagagctgctggtggctCATGCTTATACACGCTACATGGGTGATCTCTCAGGTGGCCAAGTGCTGAAGAAGGTAGCCCAGAGGGCCCTGAAGTTGCCCAGTACTGAGGAAGGGATTCAATTCTACGTGTTTGACAACATTTCCAACGCGCAGCAGTTCAAGCAGCTCTATAGAGCAAGGATGAATGCCCTGGACTTGGACAAGAACATCAAGGAAAGGATCGTGGAAGAGGCCAACCGAGCCTTCAGATTTAATATGCAG GTATTTGATGAACTGGACAAGATTGGCAGGTCACTGACAGAAGAAGCCCAAGATGGAGGCTTTCCAGTCCATGATGGAAAAGGAGACCTACGCAAATGCCCTTACTATGCAGATGAGCTAG CAGGCAAGGCGGGAGCTGGCTGCCCCTATCATGCTGCTGTGGCCCTGGCAAAGCAACCCCTAGCACAGCTGATCCTGGCGGCCTGCCTCGCTGTGGCAGCAGGAGCTGTAGCGTGGTATGTCATGTGA